The genomic region tcatacatgtataaatgtatatgtacatatatatgcatataactatgtgtgtatgtatatatatatatatatatatatatatatatatatatatatatatatgtgtatatatatatatatatatatatatatatatatatacacatgttatatatatatacagtatgtatgtgtatgtgttagtgtataagtaattgtatatgtaattggacatgtatatgtatatgtatacatgtgcaaatgcatacatgtataaatatagacaggtaTGCatttcaatatgtatacatatataaatataaacatctaaatgtatatgaaagtgtgtgtgtatgcacacatgtatacatatataaatatagacatgtaaacgtgagtgtgtgtgtgtgtgtactgttcaAACAAACTGCAACTTCTAACACAAATGAAATTACAAGACGTtccaaacttgaaaaaaaaaaaaaaaaattgaaatatcaTTTAATATATAAAGTTGAATTCATCCCTTTTACCTCCATCTTGcttgcacactcacaaacaaacacacaaaaccatgcacacatataagtatgtatttatgtttgtatatgcatatttacacccTTTCATCACCTTGCTCTTACACTCCCACTCACAATGAAAACCACACAAgcgcactttttttttatatacatataatgtaaagaCATTTaatgatcttcattattactcAGTCACAGCATCTAGTCAAAATCCAAAATAATTACTAATTAAGATTAAATCTTTCATTAGTAATTTCCTTCTAGAAACTGTGACTAGCAAATACAGAAATCTCAAAGACACTTCTCAtgcctttattttttataatatttactatGTGCAAAGAACTATTTAGACTGggttaaatatacaatataaactatAGAAAATATAGGATTCCATGACATCACTGCTCTTTCATAACACAGTACTGTAATAaactataatattcataataatgaagtTATATACACAGCGTAATGGGATTTGTTGTAACAATTCTTATAATCACAAATGCTTACTATActagtaaagaaataaaaataaaaaaaaatacattgatgtACTCTCTCagaaatcataaaacaaaaattaaaaaaaaaaaaaatacatatataattcaattaatctttttttggtttctttgtttttccactTTATGTACATTCTAATATATAATCCTCACAATGCAGGCAAAAGAAAATCTATGGTCAACCTTGTACAACACAAAAAAATTGATGACATTGATTGCCCTTTTGTCAGAAGAGACAGTGTGGACACAatgattaaagtaaaaaaaaaaataataataataataataataataaaaaataattagttTTTCTTGGTATGttatttgttggtttgtctgtttgtttgtttgtttgttttggtgatATGACCTTAGTTGATTAGAACCCGTTTATAAAAATTTGGCTGAAAGAGGCAGTGCAATCATAAAAGAAATTGGTTTACAGAAGACTGAGTCAACAATATAAAATATTCACAAGACATAATTACATATCACAAAAGGGTTATCATCAAGCACTTCTAaaagcaatgataagaataaaatattaaAGAGACAGGGGAAAATATTCATGTTTGACTAAATGACCATATGACTAACTGAAGTTTTGCCAAAGAAGAATATATCAACAATGTGATTCTCAATCACAAAGACTCAATAGCACAATTACTCTTCACTGGTAACACATGCATGAATAGCCTAGCAGGGTATGCAACAGATCTGATtggtatttttctattttcttctttgaacacaaaacactcacactaTCAAGAATATTAAGTCATATTCTCCCTTCAAGACTAAAGCCATACCAAGATAGCATCCAAACATAGTCATcactaaatattaataatatttataaccaaTTTTAGAATAACCAATTTTCAAAGTAATTTCACTACAATTTCAATTTACAAGCATTGCCATCcatgaaaataatcaaacaaaaaattTGCCCCACTAGACTTAAAAATACATTCTACCAAACACTGACAACAGATACCATGCATAAATTGTCCAATAAAGTGTGGGGACGAGGGTTCATTTCAGATTTCCTGAAGAAAGCTTGTTGTTAGGATATGTGTCATATGTTCTGTAGACTATAAAACTTGGGTTACATTAATCACCAAGCAAGCACATGTATACAATGAAGTCAAGATGGGCAAGTTTAAGGCTCCTCTCAGGCAACAAATGTTTATGAGCAACAGCTTCATATATGCAGGCAAGACAGTAACAAATCCGAGCACGTTACTTTAAGTTGTAGACTTCATCTCTGTGCATGGGATAAACACACGAGATGCCTCTAAGCAACCTAAGTGGCTCAAACTTGTGAATCCATCATATATGCAGGCAAAAAGTAAGCCTgtggtaaagattttttttaaggcACAAAACGCAACAGGGTAGGTACAAATAAAGCTAGCTGAAGTATGGTTTAGCACTGCACTAAGTCTTTAGTCTTAGAATCTGTTATTTGTGAGCGATATCTCCTTTTCACCCAAGTGTGCTTTCAATTCATGTAAAAATGTGTTTGCGAGAATAAGTCCTCAGTGGCTCTTGACAAACGAGTTGGAAATATTGAGGTCTAACATGCATTCATTGCACTGTGAAAGAGGAAGGCACAAGAGAACAGAAATAAGATCTGCACTTCCTAAAAGACATGTAACAAGACTGGGAAATCTGGTTCACTTCAGAACTGAAAATGAAACATCTATTAAACTATCTACTTAGAGTCAGGCACTGATTCACTGTCACTACTTCCTCTGGTCTTCACATTCACCTTATCCCCCgctttatcattagttttataattTGTCTTGTTTAGTGGTGCATGAAAACTTGGTTTCCTTCTTTCTGAAGTTGATGCAGACACTGTTAATGGGACTGGGACActagtgggagaggagggaacagACAGTTGAGGCAAAGAAGGAACAGGGTTAGACCCTTGTAACGTGGGTAACTGTCGTAGAAGAGGTAAGGGCCTTCCTTTTTCTGGTGTGGATTTGGCATGAACAAGGACTGACTCTTGCTCCTTGACAGGACTCAGCTTTTGTGGCTGCTCAGGACAGTGATTGCTTTTCTTAGGTGTTACAGTCTGGCTGggacttttctttttacttggATCTTTGTCATGAAGCATGCGAGAAATGCGCTGTCGCAGtgctgtgtctgtgggtgtgtggggacCCGAGGGAGTTGGTACAGCTAGTGTATGACTGAGGACTGGCCCACATGATGATACAGGTGTAGAACTAGGAACATTTGTTTTTAATGGACTTCCAGGAGAGCCTCCATGGCTCTGATCTTGAGAGTCTCGAATCTGTATAGCTTGCAAGAGTATCTTCATTTCTTCCGATATCTGAGGCTGATCTTGAGCATCTGAGGTCGACAGGATGCCTTCCTGAGGTGCCACTCCAGAAGCCTCTATGACAACAAAGGATTCTCCTTTCTCACCAGGATTGATGAGACTGGTACCAGACACTGCTATGTCACGGGGAAAGCGCAAAACTGGAGATAACCCTTTGGAAGAGTCCATTACATATATAGGCTGTACTAACTCCTCTCCAGGACTACATAAGGGTGAACTGAGTGATGAAGGTACAGAGGGTGGATGTTGTACCAAGGTGGAGGTAAAAGAGGTTTGCACCAGTGTTGGTGTCAATGGAGACGCTAGGGATGAAGGGATCATCTGACGCATCACTCCAGTGACGTCTCCTGGTGACACAGATGAAACAGAGGAGCCCTTAAGTAGAAGAGCCTTCAGGAGAGTTTCCTTCTGTGGTGACTGAAGTGCAGCTTCTGGAGTAATGACTGGCTGCAGAGGTGGGTCTTTATTAGAAGTTGAATTACTGTCTAATTCTATAACATAAGGATCCACTGGGAATGCTTGTGACTCTGCATCATGTCCAGACTGTTGCAGAACTAGCTGAGGTACAGTTACTTTTCTCTCTGGATCTGAATTAGAACTGACATCTTTGTACAAAACTGTCAACTCATCCTTCTGTAAGAAATTAACAGTCTCCTTGGAGAGGAAAGGCATAATAGGAGGCTCAGCACCAAGAGGTTTGGGAAGAATAGGTTTGGGATCTGTCTGGCTGAAGAGTTTCTTCATCTCCGGACCGGCTGGGTGAGTGAGGCTACCACTAACGCTGGAGGACACCAGGCTAGGGATATAGTCATGTTTGACAGGAAACTTGGCTACCCGACCCTTCCGATTTTTAACATATGCCAGCTGTTCCTTGTGGATCTTGTTGAGATGCGTCCTCAGATTAGATCGCTGTGTGAAATCCTTTTGGCAAATTTGGCACTGATAGGGCTTCTCCCCCGTGTGGGTCCTTACATGATCCTTCAGATGGACGGAGAGTCTAAAGCCCTTCCCGCACCACCGGCACTTGTACTTCCTCTCCAAGTCCGCCACCTACGGGGAAAACAAAAAGGCTGCTATAGATGGTCGCACACTCAGCTATATTTCTCTCAGCATCTAGACTTTAAAGGGTCCCACAAACCTACCCAGCCACCCTTATTAAAGACTCTCCTGTCCATTTAcctgtctccatctcccttctaccattcctcctcttctctccctctttctatttctctcctttttataatccaaattcttttctctgtttccttgaTTCTGGATAAATATGTACTTGGTAGAACTGTTACTTTTTCCTCTCCTGGTTCTTCCATGAGTGAAATACAAAACTTCTTTATCCTTGCACAAAAACAGCACAGTCGCAGATTCAAATCATACCCTCTCTTATTCCATCATTAAGGTCTAGGCTATTAAACACTAGTAAAGTCATTACGTGGaagcatatacataggtatatagaggagggggcagaaagaaagagaaagagaaaaagaaagagaaagagaaagagaaagagaaagagaaagagaaagagaaagagaaagagaaagagaaagagaaagagaaagagaaagagaaagagaaagagagagagagagagagagagagagagagagagagagagagtgtctgtgtgcgtgtgcgtgtgcgtgtgcgtgtgcgtgtgcttgtgcgtgtgcttgtgcgtgtgcgtgtgcgtgtgcgtgtgcgtgtgcgtgtgcgtgtgcgtgtgcgtgtgcttgtgcttgtgcttgtgcttgtgcttgtgcttgtgcgtgtgcgtgtgcgtgtgcgtgtgcgtgtgcgtgtgcgtgtgcggtgcgggtgcgggtgcgggtgtgcgtgtgcgtgtgcggtgcgggtgcgggtgtgtgtgtgtgtgggtgtgtgttatatgttatattctatataacttttaatatgttatcatatattatcatataaattacatatgtattatatatatatatatatatatatatatatatatgcagtataatatatacatatatatgcagtataatatatacatatatatgcagtataatatatacatatatatgcagtataatatatacatatatatatacagtataatttatatatataatataaatattatgtatgtatatatatatatataatatatgcatatatatataatatatgcatatatataatatatgcatatatataatatattcatatatataaaatatatgcatatatcatatatatatatatatatatatatatatatatatatatcataatatatatatcatatatatatataattatatatatatatatcatatatatatatatatcatatatatatcatatatatatcatatattataatatatatatcatatatatatatcatattacatatatatgtaatatcatatgtaatatcatatattttatcatatataatatatatatacatatatatcatataatcatatatatatatatatcatatatatcatatcatatatatatatatcatatacatatataatacatatatattacatatattaatattaataatatatatataatatatataatatatatatataataatataatatatataatatatatataatatatatatataatatatataatatatatatatataatatatataatatatacataatatatatataacatatatataatatatataatatatatataatatatatataatatatatatactatatatataaaatatatataatatacataatatatataatataatatatgtaatatatgtatatattatatatattatatatattatatattatatacattatatattataatatatcatatatatatatattatatatattatatatattatatattatatattatatattatatactatatactatataatatatagtatatattatatatataatatatactatatattatatattatatagtatataatatataatatatataatatatataatatatataatatatataatttttataatatatataatatatataatatatatataatataaataatatatatataatatatataatatatatataatatatataatataataatataatataatataataatatatataatatatataatatatatataatatatataatatatataatatatataattaatatatatatatatatatataatatatataatatatataatatatataatatatataatatatatataatatataatatatataatatatataatatatataatatatataatatataatatatataatatatataatatatataatatatataacatatatataatatatataatatatataatttatataatttatatataatatatatcatatatatcatatatataatatatataatatatataatatatataatatatatataatgtatataatatatataatatatataatatatatata from Penaeus chinensis breed Huanghai No. 1 chromosome 39, ASM1920278v2, whole genome shotgun sequence harbors:
- the LOC125046796 gene encoding zinc finger protein 628-like isoform X1; translated protein: MEEGLLSLKWNNHKSTFFQVLSILREKHTYTDVTLACDGRLYPAHKFVLSTCSEYFSDIFTSTSGNNIVIVLKDVRRQDLEYLLDYMYLGQVDVAQSELSSLIKTAECLRIKGLAIPDDEPQKTPRRVAEEREREGSPPVKKKRHLVDEDRGNNLSSNSSASRLPHLTLPPPSLPPPSQPQPALLQRLQQQPTLAQPPQPQSSSQAGGSKSHAPPLPQSVATPPQTPRTPQVPTSPLPPTSAHQVHPPISSPTQSSSALPVIKQEVADPPEAPEVYMNEAYDEQETKPDVSEAGHLEQDLAVPGPSGLQGPPENWDGDNDLAGFSGGDGYPEGRLEEAGDSEVQGVADLERKYKCRWCGKGFRLSVHLKDHVRTHTGEKPYQCQICQKDFTQRSNLRTHLNKIHKEQLAYVKNRKGRVAKFPVKHDYIPSLVSSSVSGSLTHPAGPEMKKLFSQTDPKPILPKPLGAEPPIMPFLSKETVNFLQKDELTVLYKDVSSNSDPERKVTVPQLVLQQSGHDAESQAFPVDPYVIELDSNSTSNKDPPLQPVITPEAALQSPQKETLLKALLLKGSSVSSVSPGDVTGVMRQMIPSSLASPLTPTLVQTSFTSTLVQHPPSVPSSLSSPLCSPGEELVQPIYVMDSSKGLSPVLRFPRDIAVSGTSLINPGEKGESFVVIEASGVAPQEGILSTSDAQDQPQISEEMKILLQAIQIRDSQDQSHGGSPGSPLKTNVPSSTPVSSCGPVLSHTLAVPTPSGPHTPTDTALRQRISRMLHDKDPSKKKSPSQTVTPKKSNHCPEQPQKLSPVKEQESVLVHAKSTPEKGRPLPLLRQLPTLQGSNPVPSLPQLSVPSSPTSVPVPLTVSASTSERRKPSFHAPLNKTNYKTNDKAGDKVNVKTRGSSDSESVPDSK